A genomic segment from Diospyros lotus cultivar Yz01 chromosome 5, ASM1463336v1, whole genome shotgun sequence encodes:
- the LOC127801414 gene encoding uncharacterized protein LOC127801414 isoform X8: MSSQDHRHRHNRRTDTAVVPSLDLSSAEEAVLRAPFKHSLFAKVLGKRVDDRQLYAHLRSLWRPAGAIDFIPLARGFYLVNFSLPSDYDEVRYGFPWTIDDHYIVLLRWDPNFKPSEAIISLVAVWVRLPELQVQYYDEEILQKIGELIGEEVVKIDNCTRNRTKCKYARLCILIDLGKPVIPMIEIGGALQPIQYEGLHLLCYTCGRYGHRQHHCHHLASSLAEAIPELCFSGQSSTESLGFRHSSHLYGPWLQVRRGYQHQTENQVLQPEKKSVSLMYRPIKTAFIPCNNTLEHGEGTSGVAENIIGSSMNPQDQEASSSGHTDTVTSSLPSPSPALGDNPYVPVPTQSPEVPQTNTPTPSLGDLNVSTSAQTGTSSPSPASGDNPNVPVSSQPQEAPQTNTPTPSLGDLNVSTSAQTGTSSPSPALCDNPNVPVSTQPPEAPQTNTPTPSLGDLNVSTSAQTGTSSPSLALGDNPNIPVSTQPPEVPQTNSLIPSLGDLNVSTSAQAGTSSPSPALSDNPNVSVSTQPPEVPQTNTPTPSLGDLNVATSAQTGTSSTSPALADPNIPASTQPPEVSQTSTPPPPSLSNASGDPHVSASSQQRVDFPSPQNDSPTASVSTDRLPHQRIGAGITNQQQPPPEVIEFFSRVIQSLTIPLEINSSDGCITELVIEGKPQVITFDSKISNIEMSVDMSGLFTWNTNQHNVSFSTTVIDHTEYPVQKSSKKLLIWNCRGAGDAKLLPTVKALCQQHQPSAVLLLETRLSGAHSDQVIEDVGFSESLVVEPVGFTGGMWLLWRDNDIEMEVYSATPLHVAFEFLPKPETLILYGVNSGIGHEYSGVYGIDSSDSDHSSQTRSPEVFYLDQQIGPQTSHWIPSY, encoded by the exons atgtcCAGTCAAGACCACCGCCACCGGCACAACCGCCGCACTGATACCGCCGTCGTTCCAAGTCTCGATCTTTCATCCGCCGAAGAGGCCGTTCTGAGAGCCCCATTCAAGCACTCCCTTTTCGCCAAAGTCCTCGGCAAAAGAGTCGATGACCGGCAGCTCTATGCTCACCTTCGTTCTCTGTGGCGTCCGGCGGGGGCAATCGACTTCATCCCCCTGGCAAGGGGCTTCTACCTGGTGAACTTCTCTCTCCCTTCCGATTACGATGAGGTTCGCTACGGGTTCCCATGGACGATCGACGATCACTACATCGTCCTTCTCCGATGGGATCCCAACTTCAAGCCTTCCGAGGCCATCATCAGCCTTGTTGCGGTCTGGGTTCGCCTCCCGGAACTTCAAGTGCAGTACTACGACGAAGAAATCCTGCAGAAAATTGGAGAATTGATCGGGGAGGAAGTTGTGAAGATAGACAATTGCACCAGAAACCGAACAAAGTGTAAATATGCTCGCCTGTGCATCTTGATCGATCTTGGCAAGCCCGTTATTCCGATGATAGAAATTGGTGGAGCTTTGCAGCCGATCCAATACGAGGGGCTGCATCTTCTGTGCTACACGTGCGGGCGATACGGACATCGGCAGCACCATTGCCATCATCTTGCGTCTTCTCTGGCGGAGGCAATCCCGGAACTATGCTTTTCCGGCCAGTCGTCCACGGAGTCGTTGGGCTTCCGCCATAGTTCCCATCTCTATGGTCCTTGGCTTCAAGTGCGCCGTGGATATCAACATCAGACCGAAAATCAAGTGCTCCAACCAGAGAAAAAATCTGTAAGTCTGATGTATCGTCCGATTAAAACTGCCTTTATTCCTTGCAACAATACATTGGAACATGGGGAGGGCACATCCGGAGTTGCTGAGAATATTATTGGTTCTTCAATGAACCCCCAAGACCAAGAAGCCTCTTCTTCTGGCCACACTGACACTGTGACTTCAAGTCTTCCTTCCCCTTCCCCTGCATTAGGTGATAATCCATATGTACCAGTTCCAACTCAGTCACCAGAAGTACCCCAAACAAACACTCCAACCCCTTCCCTTGGTGAC CTAAATGTTTCAACTTCAGCCCAAACAGGTACTTCATCCCCTTCCCCTGCATCAGGTGATAATCCAAATGTACCAGTCTCAAGCCAGCCACAAGAAGCACCCCAAACAAACACTCCAACCCCTTCCCTTGGTGAC CTAAATGTTTCAACTTCAGCCCAAACAGGTACTTCATCCCCTTCCCCTGCATTATGTGATAATCCAAATGTACCAGTTTCAACCCAGCCACCAGAAGCACCCCAAACAAACACTCCAACCCCTTCCCTTGGTGACCTAAATGTTTCAACTTCAGCCCAAACAGGTACTTCATCCCCTTCCCTTGCTTTAGGTGATAATCCAAATATACCAGTTTCAACCCAGCCACCGGAAGTACCCCAAACAAACAGTCTAATCCCTTCCCTTGGTGACCTAAATGTTTCAACTTCAGCCCAAGCCGGTACTTCATCCCCTTCCCCTGCATTAAGTGATAATCCAAATGTATCAGTTTCAACCCAGCCACCAGAAGTACCCCAAACAAACACTCCAACTCCTTCCCTTGGTGACCTAAATGTAGCAACTTCAGCCCAAACAGGTACTTCATCCACTTCCCCAGCATTAGCTGACCCAAATATACCAGCTTCGACCCAGCCACCAGAAGTATCCCAAACAAGTACTCCACCCCCTCCATCTCTATCCAATGCATCAGGTGATCCACATGTTTCAGCTTCATCCCAACAAAGAGTGGATTTTCCATCCCCACAAAATGATTCTCCCACTGCTTCCGTTTCAACTGATCGCCTCCCACATCAGCGCATTGGCGCAGGCATAACGAACCAGCAACAGCCACCCCCTGAGGTAATTGAATTCTTTTCGCGGGTGATTCAGAGTTTGACAATACCACTAGAGATAAACAGTTCTGATGGCTGTATAACTGAGCTGGTCATTGAAGGAAAACCACAAGTCATTACCTTTGATTcgaaaatttccaacattgaGATGAGTGTAGACATGTCGGGGTTGTTTACTTGGAACACGAACCAGCACAATGTAAGCTTCAGCACTACAGTAATTGATCACACTGAATACCCTGTCCAGAAATCCTCAAAGAAGCTTCTGATTTGGAACTGCCGAGGGGCAGGGGATGCCAAGCTCCTGCCAACCGTCAAGGCTCTGTGCCAGCAACACCAGCCATCCGCCGTTCTTCTTTTGGAAACAAGACTTTCCGGCGCCCATTCTGATCAAGTTATCGAGGACGTTGGTTTTTCTGAGTCGCTTGTTGTTGAGCCTGTGGGATTCACCGGTGGGATGTGGCTTTTGTGGCGCgataatgatattgaaatgGAAGTTTACTCAGCTACTCCACTTCATGTGGCCTTTGAATTTCTCCCCAAGCCCGAGACGTTGATTCTCTATGGAGTGAATTCTGGGATTGGACATGAATATTCGGGTGTTTATGGTATTGATTCTTCTGATTCCGATCACAGTTCACAAACCAGGAGCCCAGAGGTTTTTTACCTAGACCAACAAATCGGGCCTCAGACTTCCCATTGGATTCCATCCTACTGA
- the LOC127801414 gene encoding uncharacterized protein LOC127801414 isoform X12 gives MSSQDHRHRHNRRTDTAVVPSLDLSSAEEAVLRAPFKHSLFAKVLGKRVDDRQLYAHLRSLWRPAGAIDFIPLARGFYLVNFSLPSDYDEVRYGFPWTIDDHYIVLLRWDPNFKPSEAIISLVAVWVRLPELQVQYYDEEILQKIGELIGEEVVKIDNCTRNRTKCKYARLCILIDLGKPVIPMIEIGGALQPIQYEGLHLLCYTCGRYGHRQHHCHHLASSLAEAIPELCFSGQSSTESLGFRHSSHLYGPWLQVRRGYQHQTENQVLQPEKKSVSLMYRPIKTAFIPCNNTLEHGEGTSGVAENIIGSSMNPQDQEASSSGHTDTVTSSLPSPSPALGDNPYVPVPTQSPEVPQTNTPTPSLGDLNVSTSAQTGTSSPSPALCDNPNVPVSTQPPEAPQTNTPTPSLGDLNVSTSAQTGTSSPSLALGDNPNIPVSTQPPEVPQTNSLIPSLGDLNVSTSAQAGTSSPSPALSDNPNVSVSTQPPEVPQTNTPTPSLGDLNVATSAQTGTSSTSPALADPNIPASTQPPEVSQTSTPPPPSLSNASGDPHVSASSQQRVDFPSPQNDSPTASVSTDRLPHQRIGAGITNQQQPPPEVIEFFSRVIQSLTIPLEINSSDGCITELVIEGKPQVITFDSKISNIEMSVDMSGLFTWNTNQHNVSFSTTVIDHTEYPVQKSSKKLLIWNCRGAGDAKLLPTVKALCQQHQPSAVLLLETRLSGAHSDQVIEDVGFSESLVVEPVGFTGGMWLLWRDNDIEMEVYSATPLHVAFEFLPKPETLILYGVNSGIGHEYSGVYGIDSSDSDHSSQTRSPEVFYLDQQIGPQTSHWIPSY, from the exons atgtcCAGTCAAGACCACCGCCACCGGCACAACCGCCGCACTGATACCGCCGTCGTTCCAAGTCTCGATCTTTCATCCGCCGAAGAGGCCGTTCTGAGAGCCCCATTCAAGCACTCCCTTTTCGCCAAAGTCCTCGGCAAAAGAGTCGATGACCGGCAGCTCTATGCTCACCTTCGTTCTCTGTGGCGTCCGGCGGGGGCAATCGACTTCATCCCCCTGGCAAGGGGCTTCTACCTGGTGAACTTCTCTCTCCCTTCCGATTACGATGAGGTTCGCTACGGGTTCCCATGGACGATCGACGATCACTACATCGTCCTTCTCCGATGGGATCCCAACTTCAAGCCTTCCGAGGCCATCATCAGCCTTGTTGCGGTCTGGGTTCGCCTCCCGGAACTTCAAGTGCAGTACTACGACGAAGAAATCCTGCAGAAAATTGGAGAATTGATCGGGGAGGAAGTTGTGAAGATAGACAATTGCACCAGAAACCGAACAAAGTGTAAATATGCTCGCCTGTGCATCTTGATCGATCTTGGCAAGCCCGTTATTCCGATGATAGAAATTGGTGGAGCTTTGCAGCCGATCCAATACGAGGGGCTGCATCTTCTGTGCTACACGTGCGGGCGATACGGACATCGGCAGCACCATTGCCATCATCTTGCGTCTTCTCTGGCGGAGGCAATCCCGGAACTATGCTTTTCCGGCCAGTCGTCCACGGAGTCGTTGGGCTTCCGCCATAGTTCCCATCTCTATGGTCCTTGGCTTCAAGTGCGCCGTGGATATCAACATCAGACCGAAAATCAAGTGCTCCAACCAGAGAAAAAATCTGTAAGTCTGATGTATCGTCCGATTAAAACTGCCTTTATTCCTTGCAACAATACATTGGAACATGGGGAGGGCACATCCGGAGTTGCTGAGAATATTATTGGTTCTTCAATGAACCCCCAAGACCAAGAAGCCTCTTCTTCTGGCCACACTGACACTGTGACTTCAAGTCTTCCTTCCCCTTCCCCTGCATTAGGTGATAATCCATATGTACCAGTTCCAACTCAGTCACCAGAAGTACCCCAAACAAACACTCCAACCCCTTCCCTTGGTGAC CTAAATGTTTCAACTTCAGCCCAAACAGGTACTTCATCCCCTTCCCCTGCATTATGTGATAATCCAAATGTACCAGTTTCAACCCAGCCACCAGAAGCACCCCAAACAAACACTCCAACCCCTTCCCTTGGTGACCTAAATGTTTCAACTTCAGCCCAAACAGGTACTTCATCCCCTTCCCTTGCTTTAGGTGATAATCCAAATATACCAGTTTCAACCCAGCCACCGGAAGTACCCCAAACAAACAGTCTAATCCCTTCCCTTGGTGACCTAAATGTTTCAACTTCAGCCCAAGCCGGTACTTCATCCCCTTCCCCTGCATTAAGTGATAATCCAAATGTATCAGTTTCAACCCAGCCACCAGAAGTACCCCAAACAAACACTCCAACTCCTTCCCTTGGTGACCTAAATGTAGCAACTTCAGCCCAAACAGGTACTTCATCCACTTCCCCAGCATTAGCTGACCCAAATATACCAGCTTCGACCCAGCCACCAGAAGTATCCCAAACAAGTACTCCACCCCCTCCATCTCTATCCAATGCATCAGGTGATCCACATGTTTCAGCTTCATCCCAACAAAGAGTGGATTTTCCATCCCCACAAAATGATTCTCCCACTGCTTCCGTTTCAACTGATCGCCTCCCACATCAGCGCATTGGCGCAGGCATAACGAACCAGCAACAGCCACCCCCTGAGGTAATTGAATTCTTTTCGCGGGTGATTCAGAGTTTGACAATACCACTAGAGATAAACAGTTCTGATGGCTGTATAACTGAGCTGGTCATTGAAGGAAAACCACAAGTCATTACCTTTGATTcgaaaatttccaacattgaGATGAGTGTAGACATGTCGGGGTTGTTTACTTGGAACACGAACCAGCACAATGTAAGCTTCAGCACTACAGTAATTGATCACACTGAATACCCTGTCCAGAAATCCTCAAAGAAGCTTCTGATTTGGAACTGCCGAGGGGCAGGGGATGCCAAGCTCCTGCCAACCGTCAAGGCTCTGTGCCAGCAACACCAGCCATCCGCCGTTCTTCTTTTGGAAACAAGACTTTCCGGCGCCCATTCTGATCAAGTTATCGAGGACGTTGGTTTTTCTGAGTCGCTTGTTGTTGAGCCTGTGGGATTCACCGGTGGGATGTGGCTTTTGTGGCGCgataatgatattgaaatgGAAGTTTACTCAGCTACTCCACTTCATGTGGCCTTTGAATTTCTCCCCAAGCCCGAGACGTTGATTCTCTATGGAGTGAATTCTGGGATTGGACATGAATATTCGGGTGTTTATGGTATTGATTCTTCTGATTCCGATCACAGTTCACAAACCAGGAGCCCAGAGGTTTTTTACCTAGACCAACAAATCGGGCCTCAGACTTCCCATTGGATTCCATCCTACTGA
- the LOC127801414 gene encoding uncharacterized protein LOC127801414 isoform X11: protein MSSQDHRHRHNRRTDTAVVPSLDLSSAEEAVLRAPFKHSLFAKVLGKRVDDRQLYAHLRSLWRPAGAIDFIPLARGFYLVNFSLPSDYDEVRYGFPWTIDDHYIVLLRWDPNFKPSEAIISLVAVWVRLPELQVQYYDEEILQKIGELIGEEVVKIDNCTRNRTKCKYARLCILIDLGKPVIPMIEIGGALQPIQYEGLHLLCYTCGRYGHRQHHCHHLASSLAEAIPELCFSGQSSTESLGFRHSSHLYGPWLQVRRGYQHQTENQVLQPEKKSVSLMYRPIKTAFIPCNNTLEHGEGTSGVAENIIGSSMNPQDQEASSSGHTDTVTSSLPSPSPALGDNPYVPVPTQSPEVPQTNTPTPSLGDLNVSTSAQTGTSSPSPASGDNPNVPVSSQPQEAPQTNTPTPSLGDLNVSTSAQTGTSSPSPASGDNPNVPVSSQPQEAPQTNTPTPSLGDLNVSTSAQAGTSSPSPALSDNPNVSVSTQPPEVPQTNTPTPSLGDLNVATSAQTGTSSTSPALADPNIPASTQPPEVSQTSTPPPPSLSNASGDPHVSASSQQRVDFPSPQNDSPTASVSTDRLPHQRIGAGITNQQQPPPEVIEFFSRVIQSLTIPLEINSSDGCITELVIEGKPQVITFDSKISNIEMSVDMSGLFTWNTNQHNVSFSTTVIDHTEYPVQKSSKKLLIWNCRGAGDAKLLPTVKALCQQHQPSAVLLLETRLSGAHSDQVIEDVGFSESLVVEPVGFTGGMWLLWRDNDIEMEVYSATPLHVAFEFLPKPETLILYGVNSGIGHEYSGVYGIDSSDSDHSSQTRSPEVFYLDQQIGPQTSHWIPSY, encoded by the exons atgtcCAGTCAAGACCACCGCCACCGGCACAACCGCCGCACTGATACCGCCGTCGTTCCAAGTCTCGATCTTTCATCCGCCGAAGAGGCCGTTCTGAGAGCCCCATTCAAGCACTCCCTTTTCGCCAAAGTCCTCGGCAAAAGAGTCGATGACCGGCAGCTCTATGCTCACCTTCGTTCTCTGTGGCGTCCGGCGGGGGCAATCGACTTCATCCCCCTGGCAAGGGGCTTCTACCTGGTGAACTTCTCTCTCCCTTCCGATTACGATGAGGTTCGCTACGGGTTCCCATGGACGATCGACGATCACTACATCGTCCTTCTCCGATGGGATCCCAACTTCAAGCCTTCCGAGGCCATCATCAGCCTTGTTGCGGTCTGGGTTCGCCTCCCGGAACTTCAAGTGCAGTACTACGACGAAGAAATCCTGCAGAAAATTGGAGAATTGATCGGGGAGGAAGTTGTGAAGATAGACAATTGCACCAGAAACCGAACAAAGTGTAAATATGCTCGCCTGTGCATCTTGATCGATCTTGGCAAGCCCGTTATTCCGATGATAGAAATTGGTGGAGCTTTGCAGCCGATCCAATACGAGGGGCTGCATCTTCTGTGCTACACGTGCGGGCGATACGGACATCGGCAGCACCATTGCCATCATCTTGCGTCTTCTCTGGCGGAGGCAATCCCGGAACTATGCTTTTCCGGCCAGTCGTCCACGGAGTCGTTGGGCTTCCGCCATAGTTCCCATCTCTATGGTCCTTGGCTTCAAGTGCGCCGTGGATATCAACATCAGACCGAAAATCAAGTGCTCCAACCAGAGAAAAAATCTGTAAGTCTGATGTATCGTCCGATTAAAACTGCCTTTATTCCTTGCAACAATACATTGGAACATGGGGAGGGCACATCCGGAGTTGCTGAGAATATTATTGGTTCTTCAATGAACCCCCAAGACCAAGAAGCCTCTTCTTCTGGCCACACTGACACTGTGACTTCAAGTCTTCCTTCCCCTTCCCCTGCATTAGGTGATAATCCATATGTACCAGTTCCAACTCAGTCACCAGAAGTACCCCAAACAAACACTCCAACCCCTTCCCTTGGTGAC CTAAATGTTTCAACTTCAGCCCAAACAGGTACTTCATCCCCTTCCCCTGCATCAGGTGATAATCCAAATGTACCAGTCTCAAGCCAGCCACAAGAAGCACCCCAAACAAACACTCCAACCCCTTCCCTTGGTGACCTAAATGTTTCAACTTCAGCCCAAACAGGTACTTCATCCCCTTCCCCTGCATCAGGTGATAATCCAAATGTACCAGTCTCAAGCCAGCCACAAGAAGCACCCCAAACAAACACTCCAACCCCTTCCCTTGGTGAC CTAAATGTTTCAACTTCAGCCCAAGCCGGTACTTCATCCCCTTCCCCTGCATTAAGTGATAATCCAAATGTATCAGTTTCAACCCAGCCACCAGAAGTACCCCAAACAAACACTCCAACTCCTTCCCTTGGTGACCTAAATGTAGCAACTTCAGCCCAAACAGGTACTTCATCCACTTCCCCAGCATTAGCTGACCCAAATATACCAGCTTCGACCCAGCCACCAGAAGTATCCCAAACAAGTACTCCACCCCCTCCATCTCTATCCAATGCATCAGGTGATCCACATGTTTCAGCTTCATCCCAACAAAGAGTGGATTTTCCATCCCCACAAAATGATTCTCCCACTGCTTCCGTTTCAACTGATCGCCTCCCACATCAGCGCATTGGCGCAGGCATAACGAACCAGCAACAGCCACCCCCTGAGGTAATTGAATTCTTTTCGCGGGTGATTCAGAGTTTGACAATACCACTAGAGATAAACAGTTCTGATGGCTGTATAACTGAGCTGGTCATTGAAGGAAAACCACAAGTCATTACCTTTGATTcgaaaatttccaacattgaGATGAGTGTAGACATGTCGGGGTTGTTTACTTGGAACACGAACCAGCACAATGTAAGCTTCAGCACTACAGTAATTGATCACACTGAATACCCTGTCCAGAAATCCTCAAAGAAGCTTCTGATTTGGAACTGCCGAGGGGCAGGGGATGCCAAGCTCCTGCCAACCGTCAAGGCTCTGTGCCAGCAACACCAGCCATCCGCCGTTCTTCTTTTGGAAACAAGACTTTCCGGCGCCCATTCTGATCAAGTTATCGAGGACGTTGGTTTTTCTGAGTCGCTTGTTGTTGAGCCTGTGGGATTCACCGGTGGGATGTGGCTTTTGTGGCGCgataatgatattgaaatgGAAGTTTACTCAGCTACTCCACTTCATGTGGCCTTTGAATTTCTCCCCAAGCCCGAGACGTTGATTCTCTATGGAGTGAATTCTGGGATTGGACATGAATATTCGGGTGTTTATGGTATTGATTCTTCTGATTCCGATCACAGTTCACAAACCAGGAGCCCAGAGGTTTTTTACCTAGACCAACAAATCGGGCCTCAGACTTCCCATTGGATTCCATCCTACTGA
- the LOC127801414 gene encoding uncharacterized protein LOC127801414 isoform X1, with product MSSQDHRHRHNRRTDTAVVPSLDLSSAEEAVLRAPFKHSLFAKVLGKRVDDRQLYAHLRSLWRPAGAIDFIPLARGFYLVNFSLPSDYDEVRYGFPWTIDDHYIVLLRWDPNFKPSEAIISLVAVWVRLPELQVQYYDEEILQKIGELIGEEVVKIDNCTRNRTKCKYARLCILIDLGKPVIPMIEIGGALQPIQYEGLHLLCYTCGRYGHRQHHCHHLASSLAEAIPELCFSGQSSTESLGFRHSSHLYGPWLQVRRGYQHQTENQVLQPEKKSVSLMYRPIKTAFIPCNNTLEHGEGTSGVAENIIGSSMNPQDQEASSSGHTDTVTSSLPSPSPALGDNPYVPVPTQSPEVPQTNTPTPSLGDLNVSTSAQTGTSSPSPASGDNPNVPVSSQPQEAPQTNTPTPSLGDLNVSTSAQTGTSSPSPASGDNPNVPVSSQPQEAPQTNTPTPSLGDLNVSTSAQTGTSSPSPALCDNPNVPVSTQPPEAPQTNTPTPSLGDLNVSTSAQTGTSSPSLALGDNPNIPVSTQPPEVPQTNSLIPSLGDLNVSTSAQAGTSSPSPALSDNPNVSVSTQPPEVPQTNTPTPSLGDLNVATSAQTGTSSTSPALADPNIPASTQPPEVSQTSTPPPPSLSNASGDPHVSASSQQRVDFPSPQNDSPTASVSTDRLPHQRIGAGITNQQQPPPEVIEFFSRVIQSLTIPLEINSSDGCITELVIEGKPQVITFDSKISNIEMSVDMSGLFTWNTNQHNVSFSTTVIDHTEYPVQKSSKKLLIWNCRGAGDAKLLPTVKALCQQHQPSAVLLLETRLSGAHSDQVIEDVGFSESLVVEPVGFTGGMWLLWRDNDIEMEVYSATPLHVAFEFLPKPETLILYGVNSGIGHEYSGVYGIDSSDSDHSSQTRSPEVFYLDQQIGPQTSHWIPSY from the exons atgtcCAGTCAAGACCACCGCCACCGGCACAACCGCCGCACTGATACCGCCGTCGTTCCAAGTCTCGATCTTTCATCCGCCGAAGAGGCCGTTCTGAGAGCCCCATTCAAGCACTCCCTTTTCGCCAAAGTCCTCGGCAAAAGAGTCGATGACCGGCAGCTCTATGCTCACCTTCGTTCTCTGTGGCGTCCGGCGGGGGCAATCGACTTCATCCCCCTGGCAAGGGGCTTCTACCTGGTGAACTTCTCTCTCCCTTCCGATTACGATGAGGTTCGCTACGGGTTCCCATGGACGATCGACGATCACTACATCGTCCTTCTCCGATGGGATCCCAACTTCAAGCCTTCCGAGGCCATCATCAGCCTTGTTGCGGTCTGGGTTCGCCTCCCGGAACTTCAAGTGCAGTACTACGACGAAGAAATCCTGCAGAAAATTGGAGAATTGATCGGGGAGGAAGTTGTGAAGATAGACAATTGCACCAGAAACCGAACAAAGTGTAAATATGCTCGCCTGTGCATCTTGATCGATCTTGGCAAGCCCGTTATTCCGATGATAGAAATTGGTGGAGCTTTGCAGCCGATCCAATACGAGGGGCTGCATCTTCTGTGCTACACGTGCGGGCGATACGGACATCGGCAGCACCATTGCCATCATCTTGCGTCTTCTCTGGCGGAGGCAATCCCGGAACTATGCTTTTCCGGCCAGTCGTCCACGGAGTCGTTGGGCTTCCGCCATAGTTCCCATCTCTATGGTCCTTGGCTTCAAGTGCGCCGTGGATATCAACATCAGACCGAAAATCAAGTGCTCCAACCAGAGAAAAAATCTGTAAGTCTGATGTATCGTCCGATTAAAACTGCCTTTATTCCTTGCAACAATACATTGGAACATGGGGAGGGCACATCCGGAGTTGCTGAGAATATTATTGGTTCTTCAATGAACCCCCAAGACCAAGAAGCCTCTTCTTCTGGCCACACTGACACTGTGACTTCAAGTCTTCCTTCCCCTTCCCCTGCATTAGGTGATAATCCATATGTACCAGTTCCAACTCAGTCACCAGAAGTACCCCAAACAAACACTCCAACCCCTTCCCTTGGTGAC CTAAATGTTTCAACTTCAGCCCAAACAGGTACTTCATCCCCTTCCCCTGCATCAGGTGATAATCCAAATGTACCAGTCTCAAGCCAGCCACAAGAAGCACCCCAAACAAACACTCCAACCCCTTCCCTTGGTGACCTAAATGTTTCAACTTCAGCCCAAACAGGTACTTCATCCCCTTCCCCTGCATCAGGTGATAATCCAAATGTACCAGTCTCAAGCCAGCCACAAGAAGCACCCCAAACAAACACTCCAACCCCTTCCCTTGGTGAC CTAAATGTTTCAACTTCAGCCCAAACAGGTACTTCATCCCCTTCCCCTGCATTATGTGATAATCCAAATGTACCAGTTTCAACCCAGCCACCAGAAGCACCCCAAACAAACACTCCAACCCCTTCCCTTGGTGACCTAAATGTTTCAACTTCAGCCCAAACAGGTACTTCATCCCCTTCCCTTGCTTTAGGTGATAATCCAAATATACCAGTTTCAACCCAGCCACCGGAAGTACCCCAAACAAACAGTCTAATCCCTTCCCTTGGTGACCTAAATGTTTCAACTTCAGCCCAAGCCGGTACTTCATCCCCTTCCCCTGCATTAAGTGATAATCCAAATGTATCAGTTTCAACCCAGCCACCAGAAGTACCCCAAACAAACACTCCAACTCCTTCCCTTGGTGACCTAAATGTAGCAACTTCAGCCCAAACAGGTACTTCATCCACTTCCCCAGCATTAGCTGACCCAAATATACCAGCTTCGACCCAGCCACCAGAAGTATCCCAAACAAGTACTCCACCCCCTCCATCTCTATCCAATGCATCAGGTGATCCACATGTTTCAGCTTCATCCCAACAAAGAGTGGATTTTCCATCCCCACAAAATGATTCTCCCACTGCTTCCGTTTCAACTGATCGCCTCCCACATCAGCGCATTGGCGCAGGCATAACGAACCAGCAACAGCCACCCCCTGAGGTAATTGAATTCTTTTCGCGGGTGATTCAGAGTTTGACAATACCACTAGAGATAAACAGTTCTGATGGCTGTATAACTGAGCTGGTCATTGAAGGAAAACCACAAGTCATTACCTTTGATTcgaaaatttccaacattgaGATGAGTGTAGACATGTCGGGGTTGTTTACTTGGAACACGAACCAGCACAATGTAAGCTTCAGCACTACAGTAATTGATCACACTGAATACCCTGTCCAGAAATCCTCAAAGAAGCTTCTGATTTGGAACTGCCGAGGGGCAGGGGATGCCAAGCTCCTGCCAACCGTCAAGGCTCTGTGCCAGCAACACCAGCCATCCGCCGTTCTTCTTTTGGAAACAAGACTTTCCGGCGCCCATTCTGATCAAGTTATCGAGGACGTTGGTTTTTCTGAGTCGCTTGTTGTTGAGCCTGTGGGATTCACCGGTGGGATGTGGCTTTTGTGGCGCgataatgatattgaaatgGAAGTTTACTCAGCTACTCCACTTCATGTGGCCTTTGAATTTCTCCCCAAGCCCGAGACGTTGATTCTCTATGGAGTGAATTCTGGGATTGGACATGAATATTCGGGTGTTTATGGTATTGATTCTTCTGATTCCGATCACAGTTCACAAACCAGGAGCCCAGAGGTTTTTTACCTAGACCAACAAATCGGGCCTCAGACTTCCCATTGGATTCCATCCTACTGA